The following are encoded together in the Gilvimarinus sp. DA14 genome:
- a CDS encoding cytochrome c, which produces MLSISAFFKSLLIIVIAAFLAGGLFIYSGLYPIGADTQHHPITYWLLETLREKSIARAAKGIKIPTDLESADRLLAGGADYNDMCTGCHLKPGRTDSDFTIGLYPSPRNLSSSADGSIHSQIAEPTSNEAIRRQFWIIKHGIKASGMPAWGPTHNEERIWNMVAFLQKLPSLSKSEYQILTARGDVNDTHGTSH; this is translated from the coding sequence ATGCTATCGATCTCAGCGTTCTTTAAAAGTTTATTAATCATTGTGATTGCAGCCTTCCTGGCGGGAGGGCTGTTTATTTATTCAGGACTTTATCCGATTGGAGCCGATACCCAGCACCACCCAATTACCTATTGGTTATTAGAAACGCTGCGTGAAAAATCCATCGCCCGCGCTGCAAAGGGAATTAAAATCCCAACAGACCTGGAATCCGCTGACCGGCTATTGGCTGGTGGAGCCGATTACAATGACATGTGCACAGGATGTCACTTGAAGCCGGGTAGAACAGATAGTGATTTTACCATTGGCCTGTATCCCTCACCTCGAAACCTGAGCAGCTCAGCTGACGGGAGTATCCATAGCCAAATCGCAGAGCCGACCAGTAATGAGGCTATTCGACGACAGTTTTGGATTATAAAACATGGCATTAAAGCGTCCGGCATGCCTGCGTGGGGACCAACACACAATGAAGAACGCATTTGGAATATGGTGGCGTTCCTGCAGAAACTTCCGAGCTTATCTAAATCAGAATATCAAATATTGACGGCAAGAGGAGATGTAAACGATACACACGGAACATCACATTAG
- a CDS encoding DUF411 domain-containing protein, with translation MRKILLFITSLMFAACTEHSADDASQSMPSTEEDLASPIALTVYKTPTCGCCGLWVDHMKNAGFSTTVYDQENLNPIKYKHKIMPANQSCHTGIIEGYVFEGHIPATVVKRFLKEKPENTIGLTVPGMPLGSPGMEVNGQFHEYDVLLMKEDGSTSVYAHIDRPE, from the coding sequence ATGCGTAAAATTTTGCTATTTATAACGAGTCTTATGTTTGCCGCATGCACTGAACACTCTGCGGATGACGCTTCACAGTCGATGCCATCAACTGAAGAAGACTTGGCATCTCCGATTGCTCTGACTGTTTACAAAACACCAACTTGCGGATGTTGTGGCCTTTGGGTTGATCATATGAAAAATGCAGGATTTTCAACAACAGTTTATGATCAAGAAAATTTAAACCCTATAAAATATAAACATAAAATTATGCCGGCTAATCAATCCTGTCATACAGGCATTATAGAAGGCTATGTGTTTGAGGGGCACATTCCTGCAACTGTCGTAAAAAGATTTTTAAAAGAAAAACCAGAAAACACCATTGGTTTGACTGTTCCGGGAATGCCATTAGGCAGCCCCGGAATGGAAGTAAACGGTCAATTTCATGAATACGATGTCCTTCTGATGAAAGAAGATGGAAGCACAAGCGTTTATGCGCACATCGACAGACCTGAATAA
- a CDS encoding copper resistance protein B codes for MDHSNHDSGAHEMGQAQGGKAPDNARDPHAYSDGFTLTEGPYALPGPRQLRLADEHRFWAIIGDRLEYQEKSESTVFDLQAWYGTTYNRFVVKTEGDSVDGALEESSTDVFWSRAFNAYFDAQLGARVDTYDEGENRQWLALGFQGLAPYWFELDVTAYLGDDGRSALSAEAEYELLFTQRLILQPRIEINLLGKDDPENGLGSGLTNLSAGLRLRYEFSRQFAPYIGVEWSRAFDDTADYLLAAGEDKSSSQLVAGLKFWF; via the coding sequence ATGGATCACAGCAACCATGATTCGGGAGCGCACGAGATGGGTCAAGCGCAAGGTGGCAAAGCTCCTGATAATGCACGTGATCCACATGCCTATTCAGATGGTTTCACATTGACTGAGGGGCCTTATGCGTTACCTGGGCCCAGACAATTAAGGCTGGCCGATGAACATCGCTTTTGGGCAATCATCGGTGATCGCCTGGAGTACCAGGAAAAATCCGAAAGTACTGTTTTCGATTTGCAAGCGTGGTATGGAACCACCTACAACCGCTTCGTTGTGAAAACAGAAGGAGACAGTGTTGATGGTGCTCTTGAGGAGAGTTCCACCGATGTCTTTTGGAGCCGTGCCTTTAATGCGTATTTTGATGCTCAGCTAGGCGCACGGGTTGATACCTATGACGAAGGTGAAAATCGTCAATGGCTCGCGCTGGGTTTTCAAGGGCTCGCTCCTTATTGGTTTGAACTTGATGTCACCGCATATCTCGGTGACGACGGGCGATCAGCCTTGTCTGCCGAAGCTGAATACGAACTCTTGTTCACTCAACGACTGATACTGCAGCCCAGAATAGAGATAAATCTACTTGGCAAAGATGACCCTGAAAACGGACTTGGATCAGGTTTAACAAATTTGTCGGCAGGTTTGCGCCTCCGTTACGAATTTAGCCGTCAATTTGCGCCTTATATCGGCGTGGAGTGGTCGAGAGCTTTTGATGACACAGCCGATTACCTGCTAGCGGCCGGAGAAGATAAATCCAGCTCGCAATTAGTGGCTGGCCTGAAGTTTTGGTTTTGA